In Microcoleus sp. AS-A8, the following are encoded in one genomic region:
- the queF gene encoding preQ(1) synthase: MNQSLTQEQLSSDVQTPEMKYGEREIAEGKLITFPNPRVGRRYDINITLPEFTCKCPFSGYPDFATIHITYVPDERVVELKALKLYINSYRDRYISHEESVNQILDDFVEACDPLEVAVKGDFSPRGNVHTVIEVRHKKQVSSS, encoded by the coding sequence ATGAATCAATCTCTAACCCAAGAACAACTCTCGTCGGATGTACAGACGCCAGAGATGAAATACGGTGAACGCGAGATTGCGGAGGGAAAGCTGATTACGTTCCCCAATCCGCGTGTCGGGCGTCGCTATGATATCAACATTACTTTGCCGGAGTTTACCTGTAAGTGCCCATTCTCTGGCTACCCCGACTTTGCCACTATTCACATCACCTATGTGCCGGATGAACGGGTGGTGGAGTTGAAGGCACTGAAACTGTATATTAATAGCTACCGCGATCGCTACATTTCTCACGAAGAAAGCGTTAATCAAATTCTGGATGATTTTGTCGAGGCTTGTGACCCCTTAGAAGTCGCAGTTAAAGGTGATTTCTCACCACGGGGGAACGTTCACACGGTGATCGAAGTGCGGCACAAAAAACAGGTATCTTCGAGTTGA
- a CDS encoding cytochrome b N-terminal domain-containing protein produces MKNVPYSFVLRRLATILAVAILCLSLLAAITGILLSFYYEPTAGGAYNSLKVIKFEIPNGWLIQRIHQIAGNGLIGVSLIEIVVMFLGEKFRPSWLTAWISGILLTLTAIALSWTAMLLDWTQVGYWRFQIELGTLEAIPVIGSLVRTILTGGGAVNTVTVAHLYTLHSYVLSIGALILAIIHLGGLLVQEKEEKQVLGEAQANLSLSE; encoded by the coding sequence ATGAAAAATGTACCGTACAGTTTTGTACTTCGGCGATTGGCTACTATTCTGGCTGTCGCCATTCTCTGTTTGAGCCTGCTTGCAGCTATCACAGGAATTCTTCTATCTTTCTATTACGAACCTACAGCAGGTGGAGCTTATAATTCCCTGAAAGTGATCAAGTTTGAGATTCCCAATGGTTGGCTGATTCAGCGTATTCATCAGATAGCTGGAAATGGCTTAATTGGGGTTTCTTTGATAGAAATTGTCGTGATGTTTCTGGGTGAGAAATTCCGCCCTAGCTGGCTAACGGCTTGGATCAGCGGAATTTTGCTAACTTTAACCGCGATCGCCTTAAGCTGGACAGCCATGCTGCTCGATTGGACACAGGTGGGATATTGGCGTTTCCAAATCGAGTTAGGCACATTAGAAGCCATCCCGGTGATCGGTTCCCTAGTGCGAACCATCCTCACTGGCGGTGGAGCGGTGAATACCGTAACCGTCGCGCACCTGTACACGTTGCATAGTTATGTTCTATCCATTGGGGCGCTGATTCTAGCGATTATTCATTTGGGGGGTTTACTGGTACAGGAGAAAGAGGAAAAGCAGGTACTTGGGGAAGCGCAGGCCAATCTCTCGTTATCTGAATAA
- a CDS encoding helix-turn-helix transcriptional regulator, translating to MIHWKLAVVMAERNISNKELALLIGMNPKSVSRLKVRRRLTRIDESTLNSLCKALNCQPGDLMVYEEEETGS from the coding sequence GTGATTCACTGGAAATTGGCAGTAGTAATGGCTGAGCGCAACATCAGCAATAAGGAACTCGCTCTCTTAATTGGTATGAATCCTAAGTCTGTGTCTCGGCTCAAGGTTCGTCGTCGCCTGACTAGGATTGACGAATCTACACTGAATTCGCTTTGCAAGGCTCTCAATTGTCAGCCAGGAGATTTGATGGTTTACGAAGAGGAGGAAACTGGCTCTTAA
- a CDS encoding MATE family efflux transporter: protein MTEKPLKSRVIAEIKECLVLAIPLAGAQLSQAATTFVDTIMMGILGSQIIAAGALGAVTFHLLITVGSAIISAVSPLVAEAYGAGRVEQVGGVVRQGLWLSVILAIPVTLMIWHSGSLLRLLGQEPENVILAEAYLRAIAWGYLPALGFAVLRSFVSALSRPRPVIVTMIGGTLLNIVANYVLSLGKFGFPALGLAGLGWASALSLWAMFAALAIYILYQPQLRVYGAFSDLHQFEARVFGELLQVGMPIGVLAGVEGGFFTCVTFLMGLLGTATLAAHQIALQTAVVTFMIPLGISIATTIRVGQCMGQGNPNGAQLAGFVGIGISALCMTLAGILFWALPGKIVSLYLDTANPANAAVVNLAKTLLGVAAMFQIVDGIQVAAAGALRGLKDTRVPLLIGTLAYWGIGLPCGYILGMVWGFGGVGLWWGFAIGLAVAAGILTWRFSVARAWQ from the coding sequence ATGACTGAAAAACCCTTAAAATCCAGGGTCATCGCTGAAATTAAAGAATGCTTGGTTCTTGCCATTCCCCTCGCTGGAGCACAACTCTCTCAAGCGGCAACGACCTTTGTCGATACCATCATGATGGGGATTTTGGGCAGCCAAATTATTGCAGCCGGGGCACTGGGAGCCGTCACCTTTCATTTGCTGATTACAGTGGGTTCTGCCATTATCTCCGCCGTCAGCCCACTCGTCGCAGAAGCTTATGGAGCGGGACGAGTCGAACAGGTGGGTGGAGTCGTGCGACAAGGGTTGTGGTTATCCGTTATCTTGGCAATTCCAGTCACACTGATGATTTGGCATAGTGGCTCATTGTTGCGCTTACTGGGACAAGAACCCGAAAATGTCATCTTAGCAGAAGCCTACCTGAGAGCGATCGCATGGGGTTATCTTCCCGCATTAGGCTTTGCGGTGTTGAGAAGTTTTGTCTCGGCACTCTCACGCCCCCGCCCTGTAATTGTCACCATGATTGGCGGCACGCTATTGAATATTGTCGCTAACTATGTCCTATCGCTGGGTAAATTTGGGTTTCCTGCACTAGGATTAGCCGGACTCGGTTGGGCGAGTGCTCTATCGCTTTGGGCGATGTTTGCAGCCTTAGCCATCTATATCCTCTATCAACCTCAGCTTCGAGTCTACGGCGCGTTCTCTGATTTGCATCAGTTTGAAGCTAGAGTTTTTGGGGAACTGCTGCAAGTGGGTATGCCCATTGGTGTGTTAGCCGGAGTCGAGGGTGGCTTCTTCACCTGCGTCACCTTTTTAATGGGACTATTGGGAACTGCCACATTAGCTGCTCACCAGATTGCCTTGCAAACAGCGGTTGTGACCTTTATGATTCCCCTGGGGATTTCAATCGCAACCACCATCCGAGTGGGACAGTGCATGGGACAAGGCAATCCCAACGGCGCACAACTGGCGGGATTTGTGGGGATTGGCATTTCGGCTTTGTGTATGACTCTGGCAGGTATCCTGTTCTGGGCGCTTCCCGGAAAAATTGTATCCCTTTACCTCGATACTGCCAATCCAGCGAATGCAGCGGTTGTGAATTTGGCAAAGACTCTGTTGGGAGTGGCGGCAATGTTCCAAATCGTGGATGGGATTCAGGTGGCGGCGGCGGGTGCATTGCGAGGACTGAAGGACACGCGAGTTCCCCTACTAATCGGTACCCTAGCGTATTGGGGAATTGGCTTACCCTGTGGCTACATTTTAGGGATGGTATGGGGATTTGGCGGTGTTGGGTTGTGGTGGGGATTTGCCATTGGTTTGGCGGTGGCGGCTGGGATTTTGACGTGGCGATTTAGTGTCGCGCGGGCATGGCAATAG
- a CDS encoding peptide chain release factor 1: MTDPLRRLQYLPWRSLLQVSGLTFILVTLVEFFLSLGTLHSPLIRNTLSLLFAPPLGIVIFMAAAVGVGALAVYLLERFYAQVFMNSASLWALVPCLLLFLLVKSLLPIPGLVNLTYPQLLGIIVGVFWKGRPYWR, encoded by the coding sequence ATGACAGACCCTCTGCGCCGCTTACAATATTTACCTTGGCGATCGCTACTTCAGGTTTCTGGTCTTACCTTCATTCTTGTTACCCTTGTCGAATTCTTCCTATCCTTAGGAACCCTACACTCTCCCCTCATCCGCAACACCCTATCTCTTCTGTTTGCACCCCCATTGGGTATTGTCATCTTCATGGCGGCGGCAGTGGGTGTAGGCGCTCTCGCGGTTTACTTACTGGAACGCTTTTATGCCCAAGTCTTCATGAATAGCGCCAGTTTGTGGGCATTAGTTCCTTGTCTACTGCTATTTCTGTTGGTAAAATCGCTCCTACCCATACCAGGACTCGTGAATTTAACCTATCCTCAGTTGTTAGGTATTATTGTTGGGGTTTTTTGGAAAGGTCGTCCCTACTGGCGATAA
- a CDS encoding Uma2 family endonuclease gives MPMMRVKDLEQLQATLNQAGYDYQLELEEGKILVVGPSDIDSSEIGVLFSRLLANWVYPRRLGRVFDSAGGFILPNTDLKAPDVSFVRASRLRQRLRYFAEMVPDLVVEIKSQSDRIKPLEEKIQMFLSLGAVVGILIDPDKETLTVYRPTGESTMLGNGEILTIPELFPGWELPIAEVWPPVFDEEE, from the coding sequence ATGCCAATGATGAGAGTTAAAGACTTGGAGCAACTGCAAGCCACCCTCAACCAAGCGGGTTATGATTACCAGCTAGAACTAGAAGAGGGAAAAATTCTTGTAGTGGGACCATCAGATATTGATTCCAGTGAAATAGGTGTCCTATTTAGTCGGTTACTTGCTAACTGGGTTTATCCCCGTCGTTTAGGACGAGTATTTGACTCCGCAGGTGGTTTTATCCTACCCAACACTGACCTAAAAGCACCAGACGTTTCTTTTGTCCGTGCTTCTCGTCTCCGGCAACGCTTGCGCTACTTTGCCGAAATGGTTCCAGATTTAGTCGTAGAAATTAAATCTCAAAGTGACAGAATCAAACCTCTAGAAGAAAAAATTCAGATGTTTTTGTCACTGGGAGCCGTAGTAGGAATTCTCATTGACCCGGATAAAGAAACGTTAACCGTTTATCGCCCCACGGGTGAATCAACAATGCTGGGGAATGGAGAAATATTAACCATACCAGAACTATTTCCAGGTTGGGAACTACCGATCGCTGAAGTGTGGCCTCCAGTCTTTGATGAAGAAGAATAA